The Stomoxys calcitrans chromosome 3, idStoCalc2.1, whole genome shotgun sequence genome includes a region encoding these proteins:
- the LOC131995758 gene encoding uncharacterized protein LOC131995758, which translates to MALPEELAKNMQKFQAKSTVPVFLKGGPADKVLFGVTVGLCGIGLLSILEMVYTMGFKKKNA; encoded by the exons ATGGCTTTACCCGAAGAACttgctaaaaatatgcaaaaattccaG GCTAAAAGCACCGTGCCTGTGTTTCTCAAAGGTGGACCTGCCGACAAAGTTTTATTTGGTGTTACCGTTGGCCTCTGTGGCATTGGTCTGCTAAGCATCTTAGAAATGGTCTACACCATGGGTTTCAAAAAGAAGAATGCTTGA